In Chlamydiota bacterium, a genomic segment contains:
- a CDS encoding GxxExxY protein: MTDELTGKIIGAAIEVHKTLGPGLLESVYEEALCHEFVLRGIRFERQIGVDIVYKGHPISGQRLDLLVEGEVVVELKSLHSVPEVATSQVLSYLRATGRRRGLIINFGELVLVDGIKRISL; encoded by the coding sequence ATGACCGACGAATTGACGGGGAAGATCATCGGCGCCGCCATTGAAGTGCACAAGACACTTGGGCCCGGCCTGCTCGAATCCGTGTATGAAGAAGCCCTCTGTCACGAGTTTGTGCTCCGGGGCATCAGATTCGAGCGTCAAATCGGCGTGGATATAGTATATAAGGGTCATCCCATTAGCGGTCAAAGACTGGATCTACTCGTGGAGGGAGAAGTGGTCGTTGAATTGAAGTCCCTTCATAGTGTGCCCGAGGTTGCCACTTCTCAGGTTCTATCCTATCTGAGAGCGACAGGGCGGAGGCGCGGTCTCATCATCAATTTCGGGGAATTAGTGCTCGTCGATGGGATCAAACGCATTTCTCTGTAA